The stretch of DNA CCTTTCCATGGAGACGAAGGCAGACGGAAACAACGTGGTGTGCGAGATCAGGGGAGAGAAACTGAGGTCGGTTATCGCATCGGTCGACGATTATCTGATGAATCTCTCGGTTGCAGAGGATATCTGCAGTCTGGGAAATAAAAACGAAGATCAATCCAGGATTACAGGAAAATCAGAGAAAACAGAGGTGAATTAATGGCACCAAGAAGAAAATCAGTTGGAAGAAGAGTTGAAGGCTGGAAAGCCAAAAGCTGGTACAAGGTATACGCTCCCGACTACTTTGACAAGGCGTACCTTGGCGATACAATCGCAAACGAGCCCGAGAAAGTCAACGGGCGCGTAATGCAGACGACACTCGGCGAGATGGTTCA from Methanolacinia petrolearia DSM 11571 encodes:
- a CDS encoding KEOPS complex subunit Pcc1, encoding MQISGRIVSKHTDARCIAESLSADNLLSMETKADGNNVVCEIRGEKLRSVIASVDDYLMNLSVAEDICSLGNKNEDQSRITGKSEKTEVN